The Epinephelus lanceolatus isolate andai-2023 chromosome 21, ASM4190304v1, whole genome shotgun sequence genome has a segment encoding these proteins:
- the jmjd1cb gene encoding putative JmjC domain-containing histone demethylation protein 2C isoform X3: MQGPYSLNGYRVRVYRQDSATQWFTGIITHHDLFSRNMVVMNDQVLEPQNVDPSMIQMTFLDDVVHSLLKGENIGITSRRRSRSSQNNNSAHMAGGRPGGTTGNTQSHYTRAQANSPRPIMTSSGPNPKGSQGTLAAQQQSQSQQCQQPASQSHHSPGGSGREPREQRTSRSSRRKGSDSSVPEEDKDRREETTGRDSKSKAKQAVNKRRKGEEDEKKAGLKRLKTDMTSDLSESSDSENPHKRTAHSSCSSSSSSSSSSSSSSSSSSSEPNSENELKTRSSDVKQSSVSKKEEEEKPLIQGTKMNDSSSLIGRLSPWAELQAADDSKKGVAKETGKITTKEEEELVAVTQITQSPRQQTPLMSDSVQSGSMEGNKNTVKASSRSQTPSLSHLHGGGVIDITDDAQATVHQESSEAVSALLASQKAESTALSPYLPLNPSPVSSPPVPPSPSPSEGGRRTDIEPPMQQQQGIMGSGMTAARSLGNKIEFAPSEVIRPVTSMVETVVLVEKEKTVLPHHLHHHQQQHHPQHTQQQQHYTSIHPSIKSPSLSEETRKHPQQQPPPHKMNTVLPPDLAKSKINPNPAQLDSLKQKPQHPNNSQSHPYPNTNPADLLKAKPHPGLLDISKPKPNTSPEVSKHKIQRYPDTSPPPISRLSAKVETAEPPRSGFKPVPARSESGGVSTSSSSTKSPLIIDKNETFTVYRDPALVRSDTENSVSATVSSNHVAAYLHPHLHTLHSPSPHSPCLTSTSHPHAASHLLAPPHSSALPHPHLLPPGVLPAMPPPAASLLGGHPRLDSPSGLGHLALPHPAAAHQQQFLQGQGPHPPPLLAQAHSGAAGLGLYPILWQYPNGTPTSYPPGLNLPPTAKWVHPDNPVAVNSDASLRRNTASPWLHQAAGSAGDGLGLLSHVPVRPASADAHRPPVKINTHTSPPLSKASVNAHKEDVEKKGFVDPIRTLTLAQLKQEQTDRSRTPTGKDVHLHRLYLDPHSKARLANTQDAVQAADRASKYKEENRQILKESIEVAPFTAKIQRSSDPGMDRDRERSRDPAFPVRIPALASPSPKASHIHPHVIPSEKSNYFTTLSNSVVNEPPRLYPSKELSSYYEKVSGGGPGVVASVGAAVPSQGALPLGSYSSKASLSKPPPLIKHQPEGGEGLAGKITEQLSQQVTLVQQQHQHHTGMDRIERRSPAISPSCSTSSSSSSAPNHHHHHHHHHHQQQQQQHQLRAMPSLHRAPVFHPPTQHALERKEAAEREREREKERERERERAGYGGRLSPPTLTPIQPVSLAAAGSKTSAEQQKPPTLLPELRDVKGHGNAATVTSVASAISGEIMTSSTDGWRGGEMIRERGGSFSGEKGVLRGKPQAAMASVIVRPSTSIKYDSPVGANKSGAMILKELPQGRFYQSTFQGECPRLGESVREAVAGRVIQPNSNLDDMCVQYKKRGMQGTMGASITNSVCRTATSAFGIQSISGTALPEQGYSGSARGEMSAHKTGICGRVLSHSGPGEYQEGLGSRTSSPGGSLSSPSPAGTPQSSPSLTPTPSSISGSNQPYSSSFVHLKKHKAALAAAQSRSNFSPAPTPVTTGNCSLPVDPVEKNPIHNSPPPPSSSQASSSSVDSSSSNSASGSTTTGKSSPLPNGQTSGSASTSSGQPNNYHKLKKAWLTRHSEEDRNTTATVSSTSTKPEKLPSTTTSTSNATAMSEMIKPCTVNLSASTSSDVEMSKDSGGKVERERQLEEKVGGAAAAGGGGEERKAAPSSRRGNKRTYESGSESGGDDSDASESKIEGRAKRQPKPTYKKKQNDMAKKKGDNEKEEDDLKPNGIFRSAREKTKLKLASSNGIPRSVLKDWRKVKKLKQTGESFLQDDSCAEIGPNLQKCRECRVVRSKKGEEPAHSPVFCRFYYFRRLSYSKNGVIRMDGFSTPDQFDDEALALWVPGLMEESHLDQTTAKYILSFIGDKFCQMVLTENTAATWVKKDAKLAWKRAVRGVREMCDACEATLFNIHWVCQKCGFVVCLDCYKAKERRSSKDKELYGWLKCVKGQPHDHKHLMPTQIIPGTVLTELVTAMHSLREKYNIKCHCPCTNKQNLLSKLPATNGVSQVLQNVLNHSNKLSLVKAEPGSQQNSDQAGTKAETNGGGGGGSSPGSDAGSAPVTPPESQSPLHFLADLAEQKSREEKKENKSVLLGKSVKEDKEGDSLEVLQQCKTTSLVANSTEQGSTLRDLLTTTAGKLKLGSTDAGIAFAPVYSTASQTGKGGRTMPNILDDIIASVVENKIPASRQNITTKLSIKQEPVNPGNNNPTPAITEDAKPDRKKSAHVTAAVPEDSTSQYPDIPHCWLNNRRLLWLKDHRNQNNWKLFRECWKQGQPVLVSGIHKRLNGGLWKADSFNQEFADHQGDLLNCKDQVVSNSGIKEFWDGFEDITKRPKSKDGEPMVYRLKDWPSGEEFMALMPSRYDDLMKNLPLPEYSDPEGNLNLASHLPSFFVRPDLGPRLCCAYGVAASQDQDFGTANLHVEVSDVVSVLVYVGVAKGNGVLSKTGVLKRLEEEDLDEGVRRRLKDSSETPGALWHIYLNKDMDKIREFLHKEQGLDISLDQDPIREQGLYLSRKQRQRLLDEHGVQGWTVVQFLGDSVLIPAGAMHQVQNLHSCVQVINDFVSPEHVANSFHLTQELRPNKEEVNYEDKLQVKNILYHCVKEAVSSLKRGSSEEDDEEENS, translated from the exons AGTCATTACACAAGAGCCCAAGCCAACAGCCCCCGCCCCATCATGACCTCATCAGGCCCCAACCCAAAGGGTTCCCAGGGGACACTGGCTGCTCAGCAGCAGAGCCAGTCACAGCAATGCCAGCAACCAGCCAGCCAATCGCACCACTCGCCCGGCGGCAGCGGCAGGGAGCCGAGAGAGCAGCGCACCTCTCGCTCCTCCAGGAGGAAAGGATCAGATAGCAGTGTTCCAGAGGAGGACAAggacaggagagaggagacCACAGGGAGAG ACTCCAAGTCAAAGGCCAAGCAGGCTGTGAACAAGCGCAGAAAGGGTGAGGAAGATGAGAAGAAGGCAGGTCTAAAGAGGCTGAAGACTgacatgacctctgacctgtcagAGAGCAGTGACTCAGAAAACCCACACAAGAGGACCGCCCACTCCTcatgctcctcttcctcctcctcgtcttcgTCCTCAtcctcgtcctcctcttcctcctcctcagagcCCAACTCTGAGAACGAGTTAAAGACTCGCAGCAGCGATGTGAAACAAAGCAGTGTTTCcaaaaaggaggaagaggagaagccACTGATACAGGGCACCAAAATGAATGATTCCTCGTCTCTCATTGGCCGCCTGTCCCCATGGGCGGAGCTTCAGGCAGCAGATGACAGCAAGAAGGGTGTGGCTAAAGAAACGGGCAAGATAACAacgaaggaggaggaggaactggTTGCGGTAACACAGATCACCCAGTCTCCAAGGCAACAGACGCCTCTGATGTCTGACAGCGTCCAAAGTGGCAGTATGgagggcaacaaaaacactgtgaAAG cgTCGTCTCGATCCCAGACGCCATCGTTGTCCCACCTCCATGGTGGTGGTGTGATTGACATCACAGATGATGCTCAGGCCACGGTGCACCAAGAGAGTTCAGAGGCAGTGTCGGCACTGCTCGCCTCACAGAAGGCCGAGTCCACGGCCCTCTCACCTTACCTCCCCCTCAACCCCTCTCCTGTCTCCTCGCCTCCCGTCCCTCCGTCTCCTTCGCCATCAGAAGGAGGCCGCAGGACGGATATTGAGCCTcccatgcagcagcagcagggcatTATGGGAAGTGGCATGACAGCAGCCAGGAGCTTAGGCAACAAGATAGAGTTTGCTCCCTCCGAGGTCATCAG GCCTGTTACATCAATGGTTGAAACTGTGGTGCTGGTGGAGAAGGAGAAGACTGTCCttcctcatcatcttcatcatcatcaacagcagcatcatccgcagcacacacaacaacagcaacactacaCATCTATCCACCCCAGCATTAAGAGCCCGTCTCTGTCTGAGGAGACGAGAAAACACCCACAGCAACAACCGCCCCCCCACAAGATGAACACAGTCCTCCCCCCTGACTTAGCCAAATCTAAAATAAACCCCAACCCAGCTCAGCTCGACTCCTTGAAACAGAAACCCCAGCACCCCAACAACTCTCAGAGCCACCCCTACCCCAACACAAACCCAGCTGACCTTCTCAAGGCTAAGCCCCACCCAGGCCTGCTGGACATCTCCAAACCTAAACCCAACACCTCACCAGAGGTCTCCaaacataaaatacagaggTACCCTGATACCTCTCCACCTCCCATAAGCCGTTTGTCGGCTAAAGTAGAAACAGCAGAACCTCCACGGTCTGGTTTTAAGCCAGTGCCGGCGCGGTCAGAGTCAGGTGGAGTCAgtacaagcagcagcagcaccaagaGCCCTCTGATCATCGATAAGAATGAGACCTTCACTGTTTACAGGGACCCAGCACTGGTCCGCTCAGACACAGAGAACTCCGTCTCTGCCACCGTCTCCTCGAACCACGTGGCGGCCTATCTCCATCCCCACCTGCACACCCTTCactccccctcccctcactcCCCCTGCCTCACCTCCACATCCCACCCCCATGCCGCCTCCCATCTTCTCGCCCCTCCTCACAGCTCTGCCCTACCTCACCCACACCTGTTACCCCCCGGGGTGCTCCCAGCCATGCCTCCTCCTGCAGCATCTCTCCTTGGGGGCCACCCTCGGCTCGACTCCCCCAGTGGGTTGGGCCACCTTGCTCTGCCTCACCCAGCAGCTGCACACCAGCAGCAGTTCCTACAG ggtcagGGCCCCCATCCACCCCCTCTTCTAGCCCAGGCTCACAGTGGGGCAGCAGGCCTGGGTCTTTACCCCATCCTCTGGCAGTACCCCAATGGAACACCAACCTCCTACCCCCCAGGGCTCAACCTGCCCCCCACAGCCAAGTGGGTCCACCCTGACAATCCTGTCGCTGTGAATTCTGATGCCTCTCTCAGGAGG AACACAGCCAGTCCGTGGTTGCACCAAGCTGCTGGTAGTGCTGGTGATGGTCTGGGTTTATTGAGCCACGTTCCCGTTCGGCCAGCCAGCGCTGACGCCCACCGCCCCCCTGTCAagatcaacacacacacaagccctcCACTGTCAAAGGCCAGCGTGAATGCTCATAAAGA AGATGTGGAGAAGAAAGGCTTTGTGGACCCGATCAGGACGTTGACATTGGCCCAACTGAAGCaggagcagacagacaggagtCGAACCCCCACAGGAAAAGACGTCCACCTACATCGCCTCTACCTAGACCCCCACAGCAAGGCTCGCCTGGCAAATACACAG gatGCAGTTCAGGCAGCAGATCGAGCCAGTAAATACAAAGAGGAGAATCGGCAAATCTTGAAAGAGAGCATTGAGGTCGCTCCCTTCACCGCTAAGATCCAGCGCTCCAGCGACCCCGGGATggacagggacagagaaagAAGCAGAGATCCAGCCTTTCCTGTCCGGATACCAGCTCTCGCCTCCCCAAGCCCCAAGGCCAGCCACATCCATCCCCACGTCATCCCATCAGAGAAGAGCAACTACTTCACCACACTGTCCAACAGTGTTGTGAATGAGCCTCCAAGACTATACCCCTCCAAGGAGCTCAGCTCTTACTATGAGAAAGTGTCTGGCGGAGGTCCAGGGGTTGTGGCCAGTGTCGGGGCGGCTGTGCCAAGTCAGGGAGCTCTGCCCCTGGGTAGCTATAGCTCCAAAGCCTCCCTCTCTAAGCCCCCACCTCTCATTAAGCACCAGCCAGAGGGGGGAGAGGGTTTAGCGGGGAAAATCACAGAGCAGCTAAGCCAGCAGGTGACACTAGTTCAGCAGCAACATCAGCACCACACAGGTATGGACAGGATAGAACGCCGCAGCCCTGCCATTTCTCCATCCTGCTCtacatcttcctcttcctcctcagcacccaaccaccaccaccatcaccaccaccaccaccaccaacagcagcagcagcaacaccagCTCAGGGCAATGCCATCTCTCCACCGAGCGCCTGTCTTCCATCCGCCAACACAGCATGCGTTGGAACGCAAAGAGgctgcagaaagagagagggagcggGAGAAGGAAAGGGaacgagagagggagagagcaggtTACGGTGGACGTCTGTCTCCACCAACCCTCACACCCAtccagccagttagcttagcagcaGCTGGTAGCAAAACATCAGCGGAGCAGCAGAAGCCTCCCACGCTGCTTCCAGAGCTCAGGGATGTCAAAGGTCATGGAAATGCTGCCACTGTCACTTCTGTGGCCTCAGCCATCAGTGGGGAGATTATGACTTCATCTACAGATGGGTGGAGAGGTGGTGAGATGATTCGGGAAAGAGGAGGCTCATTCTCTGGAGAGAAAGGAGTGTTAAGGGGCAAGCCCCAAGCCGCAATGGCATCAGTCATTGTGCGTCCATCGACATCTATTAAGTACGACAGTCCTGTTGGTGCTAACAAATCTGGTGCTATGATCCTTAAGGAACTCCCCCAGGGAAGGTTCTACCAATCCACGTTTCAGGGGGAATGTCCTAGACTAGGGGAGAGTGTTAGAGAAGCTGTCGCTGGCAGGGTTATCCAACCTAACTCCAACCTGGATGACATGTGTGTCCAGTATAAAAAGCGTGGCATGCAGGGAACTATGGGAGCCAGTATCACAAACTCTGTGTGCAGGACTGCCACATCAGCTTTTGGCATACAGAGTATCAGTGGGACAGCTCTCCCTGAACAGGGCTACTCAGGCTCAGCTCGAGGAGAGATGTCAGCCCACAAAACTGGCATTTGTGGCCGGGTGTTGAGCCACTCGGGACCAGGAGAGTACCAGGAGGGCTTGGGCTCACGCACCTCATCTCCAGGGGGGTCTCTGTCATCCCCTAGTCCAGCAGGGACACCCCAGTCCAGTCCAAGTCTCACCCCAACACCAAGCTCCATTTCTGGCTCCAATCAGCCTTACTCCTCCTCCTTCGTCCACCTTAAGAAGCACAAAGCTGCCTTGGCTGCAGCCCAGTCCAGGAGCAACTTCTCCCCTGCTCCCACACCCGTTACAACTGGAAACTGCTCCCTGCCTGTGGATCCAGTTGAGAAAAATCCCATTCACAACTCGccacctccaccctcctctAGCCAAGCCTCATCATCTTCGGTTGATAGCAGTAGCAGCAACTCAGCAAGTGGGAGCACAACAACAGGCAAGTCCAGTCCCCTGCCTAACGGCCAAACTTCTGGATCCGCCTCGACAAGCAGTGGGCAGCCCAATAACTACCACAAGCTGAAAAAAGCCTGGTTAACCCGACACTCAGAGGAGGACAGGAACACAACAGCTACTGTAAGCTCCACCAGTACTAAACCAGAGAAACTGCCTAGCACCACCACCAGCACAAGTAATGCCACAGCCATGTCAGAAATGATCAAGCCCTGTACAGTCAACCTCAGCGCCTCCACCTCCAGTGACGTGGAGATGAGCAAAGACAGTGGAGGCAAAGtcgagagagagaggcagctgGAGGAGAAGGTGGGAGGggcggcagcagcaggaggaggaggggaggagaggaaagcagCTCCTTCATCAAGGCGAGGGAACAAACGGACATACGAGTCCGGTTCAGAGAGTGGAGGAGACGACTCTGATGCCAGTGAGAGCAAAATAGAGGGCCGAGCCAAGCGTCAACCTAAACCAACCTACAAGAAGAAACAGAATGATATGGCCAAGAAGAAAGGAGACAACgaaaaggaggaggatgacTTGAAGCCGAATGGCATCTTCAGATCAGCTCGAGAGAAGACCAAACTCAAGCTAGCCAGCAGCA ATGGGATCCCCCGCTCTGTCCTGAAGGATTGGAGGAAGGTGAAGAAGCTGAAGCAGACAGGGGAATCTTTCCTGCAGGATGACTCATGCGCAGAAATTGGACCCAACCTGCAGAAGTGTCGAGAGTGCAGGGTGGTCCGTAGCAAGAAGGGAGAGGAGCCAGCACATTCCCCCGTCTTCTGTCGCTTCTACTACTTCAGACG GCTGTCCTACAGTAAAAATGGAGTCATCCGGATGGATGGCTTCTCCACTCCAGACCAGTTTGATGATGAAGCCCTGGCCCTGTGGGTCCCTGGGCTGATGGAGGAGAGCCATTTGGACCAAACCACAGCCAAGTACATCCTCAGCTTCATAGGAGACAAGTTTTGTCAGATGGTTTTGACTGAGAATACTGCAGCCACCTGGGTCAAGAAGGATG ccaaGCTGGCGTGGAAGCGAGCAGTGAGGGGGGTGAGGGAGATGTGTGACGCTTGTGAGGCAACACTCTTCAACATCCACTGGGTCTGTCAGAAATGTGGCTTTGTTGTCTGCTTGGACTGCTACAAGGCCAAGGAGAGAAGGAGCTCCAAAG ACAAAGAACTCTACGGCTGGCTGAAGTGTGTGAAAGGCCAACCCCATGATCACAAACACCTGATGCCAACACAGATAATACCTGGCACAG TGCTGACAGAGTTGGTGACTGCCATGCACTCTCTGAGAGAAAAATACAACATCAAATGTCACTGTCCCTGCACCAACAAGCAGAACCTCCTCAGCAAACTACCAGCCACCAATGGCGTCTCACAG GTTCTGCAGAACGTCCTGAACCACAGTAACAAACTGTCTCTGGTGAAAGCTGAGCCGGGGTCCCAGCAGAACTCTGACCAAGCAGGAACCAAGGCAGAGACTaatggaggtggtggtggaggcaGCAGTCCAGGCAGCGATGCAGGAAGTGCTCCTGTAACACCACCCGAGTCCCAGTCAcctctgcacttcctggctgaCCTGGCAGAGCAGAAATCcagggaggagaagaaag AAAACAAGTCAGTGCTGCTGGGTAAATCAGTGAAGGAAGACAAGGAGGGGGACAGCCTGGAGGTCCTGCAGCAGTGTAAGACCACCTCACTGGTGGCCAACAGTACAGAGCAGGGCTCCACACTCCGAGATCTGCTCACCACCACAGCAGGGAAGCTGAAACTGGGCTCTACTGATGCAGGGATTGCCTTTGCACCAGTCTACTCTACTGCGTCACAG ACCGGAAAAGGTGGGAGGACCATGCCCAATATCCTCGATGACATCATTGCTTCAGTAGTTGAGAATAAAATCCCCGCCAGCCGCCAGAACATCACCACCAAACTGTCAATCAAGCAAGAGCCTGTCAACCCAGGAAACAACAACCCTACCCCTGCTATTACTGAAGATGCCAAACCAGACAGGAAGAAGTCAGCGCATGTTACTGCAGCAGTGCCAGAAGATTCAACCAGTCAGTATCCAGATATTCCCCACTGCTGGTTAAACAATAGACGGTTGCTGTGGCTCAAAGATCACCGCAACCAGAACAACTGGAAGCTGTTCAGAGAGTGCTGGAAACAAGGACAG CCTGTGTTGGTGTCAGGGATCCATAAGCGGCTGAATGGCGGCCTGTGGAAAGCCGACTCCTTCAACCAAGAGTTTGCAGACCATCAGGGAGACCTCCTCAACTGTAAAGACCAGGTGGTGTCCAACTCCGGGATCAAGGAGTTCTGGGATGGATTTGAAGACATCACCA AGCGGCCCAAGTCCAAGGATGGAGAACCAATGGTGTACAGACTGAaggactggccatctggagaGGAGTTTATGGCACTCATGCCCTCAAG ATATGATGACTTAATGAAGAACCTGCCCCTGCCAGAATACTCAGACCCAGAGGGCAACCTCAACCTGGCCTCCCACCTGCCATCTTTCTTTGTCAGGCCAGATCTGGGGCCAAGACTATGCTGTGCCTACG GTGTGGCTGCATCTCAGGACCAGGACTTTGGGACTGCCAACCTCCATGTGGAAGTCTCAGATGTCGTCTCTGTTCTGGTCTATGTAGGAGTAGCCAAAGGCAATGGAGTCCTTTCCAAAACTG gaGTGTTGAAGCGTCTGGAGGAGGAAGATCTAGATGAGGGGGTTCGAAGGAGGCTCAAAGACTCCAGTGAGACACCGGGGGCGCTGTGGCACATCTACCTCAACAAAGACATGGACAAAATCCGAGAGTTCCTGCACAAG GAGCAGGGATTAGACATTTCACTGGACCAGGACCCAATCAGAGAGCAGGGCTTGTACCTGAGCAGGAAGCAGCGTCAGCGGCTACTGGACGAACATGGAGTCCAGGGCTGGACTGTAGTTCAATTCTTGGGAGACTCTGTACTGATACCAGCAGGGGCCATGCACCAG GTCCAGAACCTCCACAGCTGTGTCCAGGTCATCAATGACTTTGTGTCTCCAGAGCACGTGGCCAACTCCTTCCACCTGACCCAGGAGCTGCGGCCCAACAAAGAGGAGGTCAACTACGAGGATAAACTACAG